The following proteins are co-located in the Flectobacillus major DSM 103 genome:
- a CDS encoding PQQ-dependent sugar dehydrogenase has protein sequence MKKSILVVSLLSLLASINIQAETGPKKTTKVAKIKADVDNGGLLLPKGFGALVVTEGVGKARHLTVNSNGDIYVRLSKLSGGNGTVLLKDTNGDGKADETTTFGNFTGTGVVIGNGYLYASSDSSVVRYPIKNGKVDEKTPETIVTGLELYSEHGTKSIELDDKGHLYVTFGAPSNACQEKNRQKGSKGMDPCPILDWHGGIWQFDANKKNQKQADGLRYATGLRNVVGLDWNKQTGELYAMQHGRDQLTTLYPNLYNAEQSAELPSEEFLLVKKGSDFGWPYCYHDRFQNKKVLAPEYGGDGKIQERCEGKDQPIMAFPAHWAPNALMFYTGNMFPAKYKNGAFICFHGSWNRAPLKQGGYFVAFVPFGKNGKPSGEYEVFAEGFAGGAEIKNPGDAKARPVGLAQGADGSIYISDSVKGKVWRVIYNK, from the coding sequence ATGAAAAAATCTATTCTTGTAGTTTCCTTGCTTAGCTTATTAGCATCTATCAATATTCAAGCGGAAACAGGCCCTAAAAAAACAACAAAAGTGGCAAAAATAAAGGCCGATGTTGATAATGGAGGCTTGTTGTTGCCCAAAGGCTTTGGTGCATTGGTAGTAACCGAAGGTGTAGGAAAAGCCCGTCATTTAACGGTAAATAGCAATGGCGATATTTATGTACGTTTGAGCAAGCTAAGCGGAGGAAACGGTACAGTATTGCTAAAAGATACCAACGGCGACGGTAAGGCCGACGAAACTACTACTTTTGGTAATTTTACAGGTACAGGTGTGGTTATTGGCAATGGGTATTTGTATGCCTCTTCAGACTCGTCGGTAGTGAGGTATCCGATAAAAAATGGAAAAGTTGACGAAAAAACTCCCGAAACCATCGTTACAGGTTTGGAACTTTACAGCGAACATGGTACTAAGTCAATTGAACTAGACGATAAAGGACATTTGTATGTAACTTTTGGTGCACCATCAAACGCTTGTCAAGAAAAAAATCGTCAGAAAGGCTCTAAGGGCATGGACCCTTGTCCTATTTTAGATTGGCATGGTGGAATTTGGCAGTTTGATGCCAACAAAAAGAACCAAAAACAAGCCGATGGATTGCGTTATGCCACAGGATTGAGAAATGTAGTAGGACTTGATTGGAACAAACAAACAGGCGAATTGTATGCTATGCAGCACGGTCGTGACCAACTTACTACTTTGTATCCTAATTTGTACAATGCCGAGCAAAGTGCTGAATTGCCTTCTGAGGAATTCTTGTTGGTAAAAAAAGGTTCTGATTTTGGCTGGCCATATTGTTATCATGACCGTTTTCAGAACAAAAAAGTGTTAGCACCCGAATATGGTGGCGATGGCAAAATTCAAGAGCGTTGTGAAGGAAAAGACCAACCTATTATGGCTTTTCCTGCTCACTGGGCTCCCAATGCTTTGATGTTTTATACAGGGAATATGTTTCCAGCCAAATACAAAAACGGAGCATTTATTTGTTTTCATGGTTCATGGAATCGTGCCCCATTAAAGCAAGGAGGCTATTTTGTAGCATTTGTTCCTTTTGGTAAAAATGGAAAACCTTCGGGCGAATACGAAGTATTTGCAGAAGGCTTTGCGGGTGGTGCTGAAATAAAAAATCCTGGCGATGCCAAGGCTCGTCCTGTAGGCTTGGCACAAGGTGCCGATGGCTCTATTTATATCAGCGACTCGGTAAAAGGGAAGGTGTGGCGAGTTATATACAACAAGTAG
- a CDS encoding PAS domain S-box protein, translated as MFDHSSKVTSDTFANIDLIHPLLIGNEFMSPRIQLSEEAQSDYDLLCKYAIRQGWIQWADFRAHLKGINNAVVVTDVHQTILLASAGFERMTGYTPKFARGKTPKFLQGKDTESHIRAVLKEHIQKKVPVEAILTNYRKNGDAYKCRIKIFPMFNKSYELVNFMALEDEVTD; from the coding sequence ATGTTTGACCATTCGTCTAAGGTAACTTCCGACACATTTGCCAATATTGACTTAATTCACCCATTACTTATAGGAAACGAGTTTATGAGTCCTCGTATTCAGCTTTCAGAAGAGGCCCAAAGCGACTACGACCTACTTTGCAAATACGCTATTCGTCAAGGCTGGATTCAATGGGCCGACTTTCGGGCTCATCTAAAGGGTATCAATAACGCTGTTGTTGTCACAGACGTACACCAAACAATTCTTTTGGCCAGTGCAGGTTTTGAACGCATGACAGGCTATACGCCCAAGTTTGCTAGAGGAAAAACGCCCAAGTTTTTGCAAGGAAAAGATACCGAAAGTCATATCCGAGCTGTACTAAAAGAACATATCCAAAAGAAAGTTCCAGTAGAAGCTATACTGACCAACTATCGCAAAAATGGCGATGCGTATAAATGCCGTATCAAAATTTTCCCGATGTTCAATAAATCATACGAATTGGTCAATTTTATGGCCTTAGAAGACGAAGTGACTGACTGA
- a CDS encoding PepSY domain-containing protein gives METTLEQKLAPKGGFKKVVQRNMYQWHRIIGLITVIPVIFWTLSGLMHPFMSHWFKPKIAKEFILARPIRKEAIKLSLQEVLQQNGITQLKNFRLVSFKHQTYYQIKRVTDKLIYLNATTGRELPNGDLVYAEWMARELSQDSTSTIKAITVQSEFDNQYKFVNRLLPVYKVQFERADGLDVFVETESTRMATFNTNARKTFIWIFDVFHNWSFLEAIANNWVRITVMILLLSIIIISTLSGLVIYGFMWGKFKKPRNTQDQVGILRKYHRQIGLWVSFVTFTFAFSGAYHATKKYTPDERLKFVYDPIFKTEQIQQASLGLNLPWEKVVNLSLAKLKDQVYYQVFFKKEDDNTPQPIFVNATTGTELKGATIEYAKYLANKFSNMAKPLESDASIDCCEPTADVPNVAINEANLLKTDYLTKFDREYGFVNKRLPVVKLAYNTPDNTTYYIETATGRLATKVENSDRREGLSFAVLHKYFLMEWAGKDIRDMVTLISALGVLVVSVFGLVLFLKIK, from the coding sequence ATGGAAACAACGCTTGAACAAAAATTAGCCCCAAAAGGAGGCTTCAAAAAAGTAGTTCAACGAAATATGTATCAGTGGCACAGAATTATCGGACTTATAACGGTTATTCCTGTGATATTCTGGACATTGTCGGGGCTTATGCACCCATTTATGTCACACTGGTTTAAGCCCAAAATTGCCAAAGAGTTTATCCTTGCCAGACCTATTCGTAAAGAGGCCATCAAATTGTCTTTGCAAGAGGTACTTCAGCAAAATGGTATTACTCAGCTCAAAAACTTTCGCTTGGTATCCTTTAAGCATCAAACCTATTATCAAATTAAGCGTGTAACCGATAAGCTGATTTATTTGAATGCCACTACTGGTCGTGAATTACCCAATGGCGATTTGGTATATGCCGAATGGATGGCTCGTGAACTTTCGCAAGATTCTACATCTACAATAAAGGCTATTACTGTTCAAAGCGAATTTGATAATCAGTACAAATTTGTCAATCGTTTATTACCTGTGTATAAAGTACAATTTGAACGTGCCGATGGCCTTGATGTATTTGTAGAAACAGAATCTACCCGAATGGCCACCTTCAATACCAATGCCCGAAAAACCTTTATCTGGATTTTTGATGTATTTCATAATTGGTCATTTTTAGAGGCTATTGCCAACAATTGGGTACGTATCACCGTCATGATATTACTATTAAGCATTATTATTATCTCGACACTTTCGGGTTTGGTTATTTATGGGTTTATGTGGGGAAAGTTCAAAAAGCCTCGCAACACACAAGACCAAGTGGGTATTCTTCGTAAATATCACCGACAAATTGGGCTTTGGGTAAGCTTTGTTACCTTTACTTTTGCTTTTTCTGGAGCGTATCATGCTACCAAAAAATATACTCCCGACGAGCGTCTAAAGTTTGTTTATGACCCTATCTTTAAAACAGAACAAATACAACAGGCTTCGTTAGGGCTAAATTTACCTTGGGAAAAAGTGGTAAACCTTTCACTAGCCAAACTCAAAGACCAAGTATATTATCAGGTATTTTTCAAAAAAGAGGACGACAATACCCCTCAGCCTATTTTTGTTAATGCTACCACAGGAACAGAACTCAAAGGGGCAACCATCGAATATGCCAAATACTTAGCCAACAAGTTTTCTAACATGGCAAAACCCCTAGAGTCGGATGCAAGTATTGACTGCTGCGAGCCTACAGCCGATGTTCCTAATGTTGCTATTAATGAGGCAAATTTGCTCAAAACCGACTATCTAACCAAGTTTGACCGTGAATATGGTTTTGTCAATAAAAGATTACCTGTTGTAAAACTGGCCTACAATACGCCCGACAATACAACCTATTATATCGAAACAGCTACAGGCCGTTTGGCTACTAAAGTAGAGAATAGTGACCGCCGAGAAGGGTTGAGTTTTGCGGTATTGCATAAATATTTTTTGATGGAATGGGCTGGCAAAGATATTCGAGACATGGTAACGCTAATTTCTGCATTGGGTGTATTGGTGGTATCGGTGTTTGGATTAGTTTTATTTTTGAAAATAAAATAA
- a CDS encoding 3-phosphoshikimate 1-carboxyvinyltransferase, with the protein MKKLLLQKVQKSFQTEIPLPSSKSESNRALIINALAKGVDNLSNLAEARDTQTMMRLLASNDTVADVIDAGTTMRFLTAYFAVSGQNKTMTGTPRMCERPIGILVDALRALGVDITYLNNEGYPPLQLNGFHFAGNKHLAIRGDVSSQYISALLMVAPLLPEGLVLEITGELGSKPYIEMTLKQMEAFGVVAQADWNTKIITVLPQSYQPIPYAVESDWSGASYWFSVVALSDNEDASLELLGLKENSLQGDSVVTDIMSHLGVKSEYTGRGFKLSKIPAEASLAWDFTNCPDLAQTICVVAAAKNISLTLTGIESLKVKETDRIMALQNELIKLGATLQEVETNHKYLLTPNAVERLPAPVSIHTYDDHRMAMAFAPLALVEEVIIEEPDVVVKSYPSFWKHLSKIVTIVE; encoded by the coding sequence TTGAAAAAGCTATTACTTCAAAAAGTTCAAAAGTCTTTCCAAACGGAAATACCACTGCCATCTTCCAAATCAGAGTCAAATCGTGCCTTGATTATCAACGCTTTGGCAAAAGGTGTGGATAACTTATCTAATCTTGCAGAAGCTAGAGATACCCAAACCATGATGCGTTTGTTGGCTTCAAACGATACCGTTGCCGATGTTATTGATGCTGGTACAACCATGCGTTTTTTGACAGCTTACTTTGCGGTATCGGGGCAAAACAAAACCATGACTGGTACGCCTCGTATGTGCGAGCGTCCAATTGGTATTTTGGTCGATGCTTTGCGTGCTTTAGGGGTAGACATTACCTATCTTAACAACGAAGGATACCCTCCCTTGCAATTAAATGGATTTCATTTTGCAGGAAATAAGCATTTGGCGATTCGTGGCGATGTTAGTTCGCAATATATTTCGGCATTGTTAATGGTAGCACCTTTGTTGCCTGAAGGTTTGGTTTTGGAAATTACAGGCGAATTGGGTTCAAAGCCATATATCGAAATGACCCTCAAGCAAATGGAGGCATTTGGTGTTGTAGCTCAGGCCGATTGGAACACTAAAATCATTACTGTATTGCCACAAAGCTATCAGCCTATTCCGTATGCAGTAGAATCTGACTGGTCGGGTGCTAGCTATTGGTTTTCGGTGGTAGCTCTTTCCGACAACGAGGATGCGTCTTTAGAACTGTTGGGTTTGAAAGAAAACTCCCTACAAGGCGACTCGGTTGTAACCGACATTATGAGCCATCTGGGCGTAAAATCTGAATATACAGGTCGTGGCTTTAAATTGAGCAAAATCCCTGCTGAGGCTTCTTTAGCATGGGACTTCACCAACTGTCCTGATCTAGCACAAACCATCTGTGTGGTGGCCGCTGCCAAAAATATTTCTTTAACCTTAACAGGTATAGAATCGTTGAAAGTAAAAGAAACCGACCGTATTATGGCTTTACAAAATGAGTTAATCAAATTGGGAGCAACATTACAAGAAGTAGAAACCAACCATAAGTACCTATTAACACCCAATGCCGTAGAACGCTTGCCTGCACCTGTGTCGATTCATACCTACGACGACCACCGTATGGCTATGGCTTTTGCTCCGTTGGCATTGGTCGAAGAGGTAATTATCGAAGAGCCAGATGTTGTTGTGAAATCGTACCCAAGCTTCTGGAAGCATTTAAGTAAGATTGTTACTATTGTAGAATAA
- a CDS encoding TonB-dependent receptor, translating to MKLLRIFMAMLLCTASAILHAQVTGKVFDSLTKEPLVGATIEAGSVGTTTDINGNFSLKSTPSTLTVSFVGFKRNTMTVGGNKALRIGLEQQSNDLQQVVVTANREASLRTDAPVAIAKLTPLQIADAKSTLMFELLNKVPGVMMVNLNNEQHQMAIRQPFTTNAYFLYLEDGLPLRPMGVFNHNALIETNVFSVSSIEVMKGPASSLYGPEAVGGAVNVITQKPTAVPVARIGVQADNYGYKRVQYAAGGMITNKLGVFVGGFVAKQRNGWQTRSDYDKFSLNFRADYNFSDKTKLIGTLSHNDYNSQTGGSVDSIAFYNRAYTSQTDFTYRKVKATRASLKLQHQWNSQNESFLTAFYRDNAVGQNPSYSIRWTSGASTATGQINENSFKSYGFVAQHTKKFDFANAKLLLGTSYDYSPTTYWAYQIDLQAQLRADKKSVEKYTLLKERPDIYLANYDANLYNSAVYAQLELNPIAALKLVLGGRFDNMSFDYNNYLANTNGSKSYHQFTPKIGATYDLGKGIGVYANYSKGFSPPGLTSIFTKRPTPAPDGSQFYYNLEPASFDNYEIGGWASLFNNKVYIDWAAYQMDGRNELLNIRQPDNSTDYQSAGKTLHKGLEYSITYKPNAEWNVRFGGTNAIHRFVQFTLSTRATDLVKNVDGFDMPQAPKWIANTEVIYKPRYVKGLRVGLEYQKVSSWFQNQINTVSYEGYGIFNFRAGYQWKGIEVFTNIMNLTDELYAYSASRGNNATDRTTFTASAPRTFVWGIQYNFTGKH from the coding sequence ATGAAATTATTACGCATTTTCATGGCTATGCTTTTATGCACAGCCTCTGCCATATTGCATGCCCAAGTTACTGGTAAAGTATTTGATAGCCTCACCAAAGAACCCCTCGTAGGGGCTACTATCGAGGCGGGCAGTGTAGGAACAACCACCGACATCAACGGTAATTTTAGCTTGAAAAGTACACCTTCTACCCTTACGGTTTCATTCGTAGGTTTTAAAAGGAATACAATGACCGTTGGAGGAAATAAAGCCCTTAGGATTGGCCTAGAGCAGCAATCTAATGATTTACAGCAAGTTGTAGTAACCGCTAACCGTGAAGCCAGCCTACGTACAGATGCTCCTGTGGCTATTGCCAAGCTAACCCCACTACAAATAGCCGATGCTAAATCTACGCTGATGTTTGAACTACTGAACAAAGTGCCTGGAGTAATGATGGTCAACCTCAACAACGAACAGCACCAAATGGCTATTCGCCAGCCGTTTACTACCAACGCTTATTTTTTGTATTTGGAAGATGGCCTACCACTGCGTCCGATGGGTGTATTTAACCATAATGCTTTAATCGAAACCAATGTGTTTTCGGTAAGTAGTATCGAAGTAATGAAAGGGCCTGCTTCGTCGTTGTATGGCCCCGAAGCAGTGGGCGGAGCTGTGAATGTAATAACTCAAAAGCCAACAGCCGTACCTGTAGCCAGAATTGGCGTTCAGGCCGATAATTATGGTTATAAGCGTGTACAATATGCTGCAGGTGGTATGATTACCAATAAGTTAGGGGTTTTTGTTGGTGGTTTTGTGGCCAAACAACGCAATGGCTGGCAAACTCGCTCAGACTATGATAAGTTTTCGTTGAACTTCAGAGCAGATTATAACTTTTCGGATAAAACCAAACTTATTGGAACACTTAGCCATAACGACTACAATTCACAAACAGGGGGCAGTGTCGATAGTATTGCTTTTTATAACCGAGCGTACACAAGTCAAACAGATTTTACCTACCGAAAAGTAAAAGCTACAAGAGCTTCTCTCAAGCTCCAACACCAATGGAATAGCCAAAATGAGTCGTTTTTGACAGCCTTTTATCGTGATAATGCCGTTGGGCAAAACCCATCGTATAGTATTCGTTGGACATCGGGAGCTAGTACCGCTACTGGACAAATCAATGAAAATAGCTTTAAATCTTATGGTTTTGTGGCACAACATACCAAGAAGTTTGATTTTGCCAATGCCAAATTATTGTTAGGCACAAGCTATGATTATTCACCAACCACTTATTGGGCTTATCAAATAGACCTCCAGGCACAGCTTCGTGCCGACAAAAAATCGGTTGAGAAATACACCTTGCTCAAAGAACGACCAGATATTTATTTGGCCAACTACGATGCCAATTTATATAACTCGGCAGTGTATGCTCAGCTTGAACTGAACCCTATTGCAGCATTAAAATTGGTATTGGGTGGTCGCTTCGATAATATGTCGTTCGATTACAACAACTATTTGGCCAATACCAATGGTAGCAAAAGTTATCACCAATTTACCCCAAAAATTGGGGCAACGTACGATTTGGGTAAAGGAATAGGTGTATATGCCAATTATTCAAAGGGCTTTTCTCCTCCAGGACTAACGTCTATTTTTACTAAACGTCCAACGCCAGCACCCGATGGCTCACAGTTTTATTATAACCTCGAACCTGCTTCGTTCGACAACTATGAAATAGGAGGCTGGGCTTCGCTGTTCAACAACAAAGTGTATATCGACTGGGCAGCCTACCAAATGGACGGTCGCAACGAGCTATTGAATATTCGCCAACCCGACAACTCTACCGATTACCAAAGTGCAGGAAAAACCTTGCACAAAGGTTTAGAATACAGTATTACCTACAAGCCTAATGCCGAATGGAATGTAAGATTTGGCGGTACCAATGCTATTCACCGTTTTGTACAGTTTACCCTCAGTACTAGAGCTACCGATTTGGTGAAAAACGTAGATGGCTTTGATATGCCACAAGCTCCTAAATGGATAGCTAATACCGAAGTGATTTACAAACCTCGTTATGTAAAAGGATTACGTGTGGGCTTAGAGTATCAAAAGGTTTCTTCTTGGTTTCAAAACCAAATCAATACTGTTTCGTATGAAGGATATGGAATATTCAACTTCCGTGCGGGCTACCAATGGAAGGGTATCGAGGTATTTACCAATATCATGAACCTAACCGACGAGCTGTATGCCTATAGCGCTAGCCGAGGCAATAATGCTACCGACCGTACTACCTTCACGGCTTCTGCTCCACGAACATTTGTGTGGGGTATTCAATACAACTTTACAGGAAAACATTAA